One Bombus huntii isolate Logan2020A chromosome 12, iyBomHunt1.1, whole genome shotgun sequence DNA segment encodes these proteins:
- the LOC126871550 gene encoding 40S ribosomal protein S5 encodes MADIETYDDIVVPTTTTLPVALSAELPEIKLFGRWNCDDVQVNDMSLQDYIAVKEKNAKYLPHSAGRYAAKRFRKAQCPIVERLTNSLMMHGRNNGKKLMAVRIVKHAFEIIHLLTGDNPLQVLVTAIINSGPREDSTRIGRAGTVRRQAVDVSPLRRVNQAIWLLCTGAREAAFRNIKTIAECLADELINAAKGSSNSYAIKKKDELERVAKSNR; translated from the exons ATGGCTGACATAGAAACGTATGATGATATAGTGGTACCTACCACTACAACTTTGCCTGTGGCACTTTCCGCTGAATTgccagaaattaaattatttggtCGTTGGAATTGCGATGATGTACAGGTGAACGATATGTCATTACAAGACTATATCGctgtaaaagagaaaaatgcaAAATATCTACCACATTCTGCTGGACGTTATGCTGCGAAACGATTTCGAAAAGCTCAATGTCCCATAGTTGAACGTCTCACAAATTCTTTAATGATGCACGGAAGAAACAATGGGAAAAAGTTAATGGCAGTAAGAATTGTAAAACATGCCTTTGAAATAATTCACCTGCTAACGGGTGATAATCCTTTACAG gttCTTGTGACGGCTATCATTAACTCAGGACCAAGAGAAGATTCCACGCGTATTGGTCGTGCTGGTACGGTTAGAAGACAAGCGGTGGATGTTTCTCCGCTACGACGAGTAAATCAGGCCATTTGGTTATTATGTACCGGTGCTAGGGAAGCCGCATTCCGTAACATTAAGACGATTGCCGAATGTTTGGCGGATGAACTCATTAATGCTGCCAAAGGTTCGTCTAATTCTTACGCGATTAAAAAGAAGGACGAACTCGAACGTGTTGCTAAATCTAATCGATAA
- the LOC126871532 gene encoding uncharacterized protein LOC126871532 isoform X2, with translation MGNNGSSSRDQQAASVCSNGLTVPDGVNRGWSQSFPRELTRHRSQPTAARKVLPEPPNQRLRATDNGSIIQNGGTISGRRAPTFASSRDLTKRTNDPSFRERSGSASNLVQPCSRRIDRHCCRYRADSSRPDANTSAGNLKKFGSEPDLRCSPDLVYPPTPGRSDLSSNSIDRQETVPPSSSCYRYGKESKERLESAYKPRKKYKAPAPPASPASPSLHGDSSRDVDSRFYPHAHFHSHPHSHAHQVEHHHHRSQVQPPPRRSRLFKTRAESKKAQITWQLSPSSDCDRERSRPTQRDAPNHWNGAPCPSRTIQHSDNDEVVADAVPVNRHDRDRPNVDEHRHHRSRLSDHGKNTLQRSISSPEFQAELIRVAKRVRDKLDSSGTAFDESTHDRRGDRFDAETVGLVDQRSSRRRNEIEDGRENRDDGKERDQRGRSLDSVNVIETGNRETEGGVDRDAIAKSNRRRRTYESPASRDRSANDAVDVVNSCCKSTEGRPWQHQQQNLDPGSRRDDDRRSKIVSAKQPPDQKWPDVAIAEKSEARSLGNEYVGETGNSAPNERSEDREHNQSSASTTPKTFYFGMNEGSAAETRAHQDQDIEGKFESEVKFLHRDQADGRPSFVADATDDMDDNERNVVENISLKLRPTLPKKQLEIPRFSPSAAWRLLSTLETPGPSMSTASEEIPVLFEERIERLSRPPPPFPLSLGPRSWHDKSGDSGISGDAGAGNEDSFDVSTINRMKTTVTRPTWTPQQDLGEESSSDAGVDSPPPLSTPLKYHSPRAHVFSLSLPRDEARTTTCLYAPETKTREASAFNSLQKLKRSVSGAFGIGSHEHQRKCTRDVLDDNWLLSTSAPTSLQHNRGRIEPARISPSIWQPFPYRDRVARRVQRSRDSDDDDNDDDDVDDEDEDNNDGVNGIDDDLTEDVDDERDSRINQAIDRDAKVKENDFPVILKPPSFSYLMPGGHVMYLPETNETEHRAQHLRSRKIGSTDYAETSTINREQNSEEQGECQAEIAPFRLNAYKNADRNSNIDVDNDDNKEDRVEKAHEREEEDEEEEEIEEDDDNEYEDEDEDKVGNVSKRRCKRLKSRIGGNDSRGLNELSTCPEPRENVSQPKQRRTFLSSANDDQETRTSNFDAIGESKPQRKNNSKSRRFTFQSTVRQIERRRLAEKLSREAEAKERQRKGELEAMRKVEEEFQRKRAKEKASIRQQLRLFKEMEENFNLPTPDWDGSQLSRADPDGAPSSTASSPTSLPIGNSSTIAPGKRSIGDSDSTKQLRAERKDYRPKYYDWSPDTCNHLDNHRQTTVHPKIVCDIPKSSHVFVDANVQPGKPPIASNSTPKSDNYRKDFAHGTVATKTSFASSDSELSQSNTRPHSRQNRIKSKPHRPRSGSPVRSVAAATASEEDLSLLVESTRHPRNPTHDFILTGVQPFSKRKTYKPISFNPRPPPPIPS, from the exons ATGGGCAACAATGGGAGCAGTTCTCGAGATCAGCAAGCTGCGTCCGTGTGTTCGAACGGGCTGACCGTGCCGGATGGAGTAAATCGGGGTTGGTCTCAGTCCTTCCCTCGGGAATTAACGAGACATCGGTCGCAGCCAACCGCTGCGCGCAAGGTCCTCCCCGAGCCACCGAATCAGAGGTTACGCGCCACCGACAACGGAAGTATCATACAGAACGGTGGAACGATCAGTGGTCGCAGAGCACCGACGTTCGCGTCGTCTCGCGACCTCACCAAG CGTACCAACGATCCTTCGTTTCGGGAGAGAAGCGGTTCCGCGTCGAACCTCGTCCAACCCTGTTCGAGAAGGATCGATCGGCACTGCTGTCGCTATCGAGCCGATTCGAGTCGGCCAGATGCGAACACCAGTGCCGGCAATCTGAAGAAGTTTGGCAGCGAGCCTGACCTTCGTTGTTCTCCGGATCTGGTCTATCCTCCGACCCCGGGCCGCTCCGATTTATCGAGCAACTCGATCGACAGGCAAGAGACAGTCCCGCCATCATCCAGCTGTTACCGCTATGGCAAGGAATCCAAAGAACGACTCGAAAGCGCATACAAACCTAGGAAAAAGTACAAAGCTCCTGCTCCGCCGGCATCTCCCGCCTCTCCTAGTCTGCACGGAGACTCCTCGCGAGATGTCGACTCCCGCTTCTATCCGCACGCGCATTTCCATTCCCATCCTCATTCTCATGCTCATCAAGTCGAACACCATCACCATCGTTCGCAAGTTCAACCGCCTCCACGAAGATCCCGCCTGTTTAAGACTCGCGCCGAATCGAAGAAAGCCCAAATCACATGGCAGCTGTCACCGTCGTCCGACTGCGATCGCGAACGATCGCGACCCACGCAAAGAGACGCGCCCAACCATTGGAACGGCGCCCCTTGTCCCTCTCGGACGATCCAGCATTCCGACAACGACGAGGTCGTTGCGGATGCAGTGCCTGTTAACCGGCACGATCGCGATCGCCCGAACGTCGACGAACATCGCCACCATCGTTCTAGACTGTCCGATCACGGAAAGAACACGCTGCAAAGAAGCATCAGTAGCCCAGAGTTTCAAGCGGAGTTGATTCGAGTGGCCAAAAGAGTCCGTGACAAGTTAGATTCCAGCGGAACGGCGTTCGACGAATCCACGCATGATCGTCGGGGCGACCGTTTCGACGCGGAAACGGTCGGCCTTGTCGATCAACGATCGAGTCGTCGACGTAACGAGATCGAAGATGGGCGAGAGAATCGCGACGACGGTAAGGAACGGGATCAACGCGGTCGATCCTTGGATTCAGTCAACGTTATCGAAACGGGCAATCGCGAAACAGAAGGAGGCGTCGACCGCGATGCGATCGCTAAATCGAACCGACGTCGTCGAACCTACGAAAGCCCGGCATCGAGGGATCGGTCAGCGAACGACGCGGTTGATGTTGTCAACAGTTGTTGCAAGTCGACCGAAGGACGACCGTGGCAGCATCAGCAGCAAAATTTGGATCCTGGCAGCAGACGAGACGATGACCGTCGATCGAAGATCGTTTCGGCGAAACAACCGCCCGATCAAAAGTGGCCAGACGTCGCGATAGCCGAGAAATCCGAAGCGCGATCGCTAGGCAACGAGTACGTCGGAGAAACGGGCAACTCCGCCCCGAACGAACGATCGGAGGATCGAGAACACAATCAATC ATCTGCCTCGACGACGCCAAAGACCTTTTACTTCGGTATGAACGAGGGTTCGGCTGCGGAGACTCGAGCCCACCAGGACCAAGATATCGAGGGAAAGTTCGAGTCCGAGGTCAAGTTTCTGCATCGCGATCAAGCAGACGGCCGACCTTCCTTCGTCGCGGATGCGACTGACGACATGGACGATAAT GAAAGAAACGTGGTGGAAAATATCTCGCTGAAGCTGCGTCCCACCTTGCCGAAGAAGCAGTTGGAAATTCCGCGATTTTCGCCATCTGCTGCTTGGAGATTGCTTTCGACGTTGGAAACACCGGGCCCGAGTATGAGCACTGCCAGCGAAGAAATCCCG GTGCTGTTCGAGGAGCGAATAGAGCGGCTCTCGAGGCCACCACCACCTTTCCCTCTGTCTTTGGGACCCCGCAGTTGGCACGACAAGTCCGGAGATTCCGGGATATCGGGGGATGCCGGAGCCGGCAACGAAGACTCGTTCGACGTTAGTACGATCAACAGGATGAAAACGACCGTGACGAGGCCCACTTGGACGCCGCAACAGGATTTGGGAGAGGAGTCGAGCAGCGACGCCGGCGTCGACTCGCCGCCGCCTTTATCCACTCCGTTGAAATATCATTCTCCGCGAGCGCACGTCTTCTCCCTTTCGTTGCCCAGAGACGAAGCCAGGACGACGACGTGTCTCTACGCTCCGGAAACCAAGACCAGGGAGGCGTCTGCGTTCAATTCGCTTCAGAAGCTGAAGAGATCGGTTTCGGGAGCTTTCGGTATAGGTTCCCACGAACATCAGAGAAAATGTACTCGCGACGTTCTCGACGATAACTGGTTGTTATCGACCAGCGCGCCAACCTCGTTGCAGCACAATCGCGGCCGCATCGAACCGGCGCGGATTTCGCCCTCGATTTGGCAGCCGTTTCCGTATCGAGATCGCGTCGCTCGACGCGTTCAACGTTCGCGCGATAGCGACGACGACGataacgacgacgacgacgtcgaTGACGAAGACGAAGACAACAACGACGGCGTTAATGGGATCGATGATGATTTGACAGAAGACGTCGACGACGAACGAGACTCGCGAATCAATCAGGCGATCGACCGCGACGCTAAAGTCAAAGAAAATGATTTTCCAGTTATCCTGAAGCCTCCGTCTTTTTCGTATCTTATGCCTGGCGGTCACGTTATGTATCTACCGGAGACTAACGAAACGGAACACCGAGCGCAGCATTTAAGGAGTAGAAAAATCGGTTCTACCGATTACGCGGAAACCAGCACGATCAATCGCGAGCAAAATAGCGAGGAACAAGGTGAATGTCAGGCTGAAATCGCGCCTTTTCGATTAAACGCGTACAAGAATGCCGATCGAAACAGCAACATCGACGTAGACAACGACGATAACAAGGAAGACCGAGTCGAGAAGGCGCACGAGCGCGAGGAAGAGgacgaagaggaggaggaaatAGAAGAAGATGACGACAACGAGTACGAGGACGAAGACGAGGACAAAGTCGGCAACGTATCGAAACGACGATGTAAAAGATTGAAAAGTCGCATCGGCGGCAACGATTCCAGAGGTCTTAACGAGCTTTCGACTTGTCCCGAGCCACGCGAGAATGTCAGTCAGCCAAAGCAAAGGAGAACGTTTTTGTCTTCTGCGAACGACGACCAAGAAACGCGGACTTCCAACTTCGACGCGATCGGAGAATCGAAACCGCAAAGGAAGAATAATTCGAAAAGCAGAAGGTTCACTTTTCAGTCGACGGTTAGACAGATAGAAAGACGTCGATTAGCCGAGAAGCTATCGAGGGAGGCCGAAGCGAAAGAACGGCAAAGAAAGGGCGAACTCGAAGCGATGCGCAAAGTGGAGGAAGAGTTTCAACGAAAACGCGCGAAAGAAAAAGCGAGTATCAGACAACAGTTGCGTCTTTTCAAAGAAATGGAAGAGAATTTCAA CCTGCCGACCCCCGACTGGGATGGTTCGCAGTTGTCTCGTGCCGATCCGGACGGCGCGCCTTCCTCCACCGCATCCTCTCCTACTTCGTTGCCAATTGGGAACTCGTCCACGATCGCACCTGGCAAACGTTCTATCGGTGACTCGGATTCGACTAAACAACTTCGTGCCGAGCGAAAAGACTATCGACCAAAGTATTACGATTGGTCACCGGATACCTGTAATCATTTAGACAATCACAGACAAACAACTGTTCATCCAAAGATAGTTTGCGATATTCCGAAAAGTTCGCACGTTTTCGTCGACGCGAACGTTCAACCTGGCAAGCCACCAATTGCGTCCAATTCTACTCCAAAGTCGGACAATTATAG GAAAGATTTCGCGCACGGCACCGTGGCAACTAAAACCTCTTTCGCGAGTAGCGACAGCGAACTGTCCCAATCGAACACGAGGCCGCATTCCAGGCAAAACAGAATCAAGAGCAAACCCCATCGACCTAG GTCCGGTAGTCCAGTACGAAGCGTGGCCGCAGCAACCGCATCCGAGGAAGATTTGTCGCTGCTGGTAGAATCAACGAGACATCCAAGGAATCCTACCCACGATTTTATACTAACCGGAGTGCAACCGTTTTCGAAGCGAAAAACATACAAGCCGATTTCCTTCAATCCTCGTCCACCTCCGCCCATTCCGAGCTAA
- the LOC126871532 gene encoding uncharacterized protein LOC126871532 isoform X1: MGNNGSSSRDQQAASVCSNGLTVPDGVNRGWSQSFPRELTRHRSQPTAARKVLPEPPNQRLRATDNGSIIQNGGTISGRRAPTFASSRDLTKRTNDPSFRERSGSASNLVQPCSRRIDRHCCRYRADSSRPDANTSAGNLKKFGSEPDLRCSPDLVYPPTPGRSDLSSNSIDRQETVPPSSSCYRYGKESKERLESAYKPRKKYKAPAPPASPASPSLHGDSSRDVDSRFYPHAHFHSHPHSHAHQVEHHHHRSQVQPPPRRSRLFKTRAESKKAQITWQLSPSSDCDRERSRPTQRDAPNHWNGAPCPSRTIQHSDNDEVVADAVPVNRHDRDRPNVDEHRHHRSRLSDHGKNTLQRSISSPEFQAELIRVAKRVRDKLDSSGTAFDESTHDRRGDRFDAETVGLVDQRSSRRRNEIEDGRENRDDGKERDQRGRSLDSVNVIETGNRETEGGVDRDAIAKSNRRRRTYESPASRDRSANDAVDVVNSCCKSTEGRPWQHQQQNLDPGSRRDDDRRSKIVSAKQPPDQKWPDVAIAEKSEARSLGNEYVGETGNSAPNERSEDREHNQSSASTTPKTFYFGMNEGSAAETRAHQDQDIEGKFESEVKFLHRDQADGRPSFVADATDDMDDNERNVVENISLKLRPTLPKKQLEIPRFSPSAAWRLLSTLETPGPSMSTASEEIPVLFEERIERLSRPPPPFPLSLGPRSWHDKSGDSGISGDAGAGNEDSFDVSTINRMKTTVTRPTWTPQQDLGEESSSDAGVDSPPPLSTPLKYHSPRAHVFSLSLPRDEARTTTCLYAPETKTREASAFNSLQKLKRSVSGAFGIGSHEHQRKCTRDVLDDNWLLSTSAPTSLQHNRGRIEPARISPSIWQPFPYRDRVARRVQRSRDSDDDDNDDDDVDDEDEDNNDGVNGIDDDLTEDVDDERDSRINQAIDRDAKVKENDFPVILKPPSFSYLMPGGHVMYLPETNETEHRAQHLRSRKIGSTDYAETSTINREQNSEEQGECQAEIAPFRLNAYKNADRNSNIDVDNDDNKEDRVEKAHEREEEDEEEEEIEEDDDNEYEDEDEDKVGNVSKRRCKRLKSRIGGNDSRGLNELSTCPEPRENVSQPKQRRTFLSSANDDQETRTSNFDAIGESKPQRKNNSKSRRFTFQSTVRQIERRRLAEKLSREAEAKERQRKGELEAMRKVEEEFQRKRAKEKASIRQQLRLFKEMEENFNSLPTPDWDGSQLSRADPDGAPSSTASSPTSLPIGNSSTIAPGKRSIGDSDSTKQLRAERKDYRPKYYDWSPDTCNHLDNHRQTTVHPKIVCDIPKSSHVFVDANVQPGKPPIASNSTPKSDNYRKDFAHGTVATKTSFASSDSELSQSNTRPHSRQNRIKSKPHRPRSGSPVRSVAAATASEEDLSLLVESTRHPRNPTHDFILTGVQPFSKRKTYKPISFNPRPPPPIPS; this comes from the exons ATGGGCAACAATGGGAGCAGTTCTCGAGATCAGCAAGCTGCGTCCGTGTGTTCGAACGGGCTGACCGTGCCGGATGGAGTAAATCGGGGTTGGTCTCAGTCCTTCCCTCGGGAATTAACGAGACATCGGTCGCAGCCAACCGCTGCGCGCAAGGTCCTCCCCGAGCCACCGAATCAGAGGTTACGCGCCACCGACAACGGAAGTATCATACAGAACGGTGGAACGATCAGTGGTCGCAGAGCACCGACGTTCGCGTCGTCTCGCGACCTCACCAAG CGTACCAACGATCCTTCGTTTCGGGAGAGAAGCGGTTCCGCGTCGAACCTCGTCCAACCCTGTTCGAGAAGGATCGATCGGCACTGCTGTCGCTATCGAGCCGATTCGAGTCGGCCAGATGCGAACACCAGTGCCGGCAATCTGAAGAAGTTTGGCAGCGAGCCTGACCTTCGTTGTTCTCCGGATCTGGTCTATCCTCCGACCCCGGGCCGCTCCGATTTATCGAGCAACTCGATCGACAGGCAAGAGACAGTCCCGCCATCATCCAGCTGTTACCGCTATGGCAAGGAATCCAAAGAACGACTCGAAAGCGCATACAAACCTAGGAAAAAGTACAAAGCTCCTGCTCCGCCGGCATCTCCCGCCTCTCCTAGTCTGCACGGAGACTCCTCGCGAGATGTCGACTCCCGCTTCTATCCGCACGCGCATTTCCATTCCCATCCTCATTCTCATGCTCATCAAGTCGAACACCATCACCATCGTTCGCAAGTTCAACCGCCTCCACGAAGATCCCGCCTGTTTAAGACTCGCGCCGAATCGAAGAAAGCCCAAATCACATGGCAGCTGTCACCGTCGTCCGACTGCGATCGCGAACGATCGCGACCCACGCAAAGAGACGCGCCCAACCATTGGAACGGCGCCCCTTGTCCCTCTCGGACGATCCAGCATTCCGACAACGACGAGGTCGTTGCGGATGCAGTGCCTGTTAACCGGCACGATCGCGATCGCCCGAACGTCGACGAACATCGCCACCATCGTTCTAGACTGTCCGATCACGGAAAGAACACGCTGCAAAGAAGCATCAGTAGCCCAGAGTTTCAAGCGGAGTTGATTCGAGTGGCCAAAAGAGTCCGTGACAAGTTAGATTCCAGCGGAACGGCGTTCGACGAATCCACGCATGATCGTCGGGGCGACCGTTTCGACGCGGAAACGGTCGGCCTTGTCGATCAACGATCGAGTCGTCGACGTAACGAGATCGAAGATGGGCGAGAGAATCGCGACGACGGTAAGGAACGGGATCAACGCGGTCGATCCTTGGATTCAGTCAACGTTATCGAAACGGGCAATCGCGAAACAGAAGGAGGCGTCGACCGCGATGCGATCGCTAAATCGAACCGACGTCGTCGAACCTACGAAAGCCCGGCATCGAGGGATCGGTCAGCGAACGACGCGGTTGATGTTGTCAACAGTTGTTGCAAGTCGACCGAAGGACGACCGTGGCAGCATCAGCAGCAAAATTTGGATCCTGGCAGCAGACGAGACGATGACCGTCGATCGAAGATCGTTTCGGCGAAACAACCGCCCGATCAAAAGTGGCCAGACGTCGCGATAGCCGAGAAATCCGAAGCGCGATCGCTAGGCAACGAGTACGTCGGAGAAACGGGCAACTCCGCCCCGAACGAACGATCGGAGGATCGAGAACACAATCAATC ATCTGCCTCGACGACGCCAAAGACCTTTTACTTCGGTATGAACGAGGGTTCGGCTGCGGAGACTCGAGCCCACCAGGACCAAGATATCGAGGGAAAGTTCGAGTCCGAGGTCAAGTTTCTGCATCGCGATCAAGCAGACGGCCGACCTTCCTTCGTCGCGGATGCGACTGACGACATGGACGATAAT GAAAGAAACGTGGTGGAAAATATCTCGCTGAAGCTGCGTCCCACCTTGCCGAAGAAGCAGTTGGAAATTCCGCGATTTTCGCCATCTGCTGCTTGGAGATTGCTTTCGACGTTGGAAACACCGGGCCCGAGTATGAGCACTGCCAGCGAAGAAATCCCG GTGCTGTTCGAGGAGCGAATAGAGCGGCTCTCGAGGCCACCACCACCTTTCCCTCTGTCTTTGGGACCCCGCAGTTGGCACGACAAGTCCGGAGATTCCGGGATATCGGGGGATGCCGGAGCCGGCAACGAAGACTCGTTCGACGTTAGTACGATCAACAGGATGAAAACGACCGTGACGAGGCCCACTTGGACGCCGCAACAGGATTTGGGAGAGGAGTCGAGCAGCGACGCCGGCGTCGACTCGCCGCCGCCTTTATCCACTCCGTTGAAATATCATTCTCCGCGAGCGCACGTCTTCTCCCTTTCGTTGCCCAGAGACGAAGCCAGGACGACGACGTGTCTCTACGCTCCGGAAACCAAGACCAGGGAGGCGTCTGCGTTCAATTCGCTTCAGAAGCTGAAGAGATCGGTTTCGGGAGCTTTCGGTATAGGTTCCCACGAACATCAGAGAAAATGTACTCGCGACGTTCTCGACGATAACTGGTTGTTATCGACCAGCGCGCCAACCTCGTTGCAGCACAATCGCGGCCGCATCGAACCGGCGCGGATTTCGCCCTCGATTTGGCAGCCGTTTCCGTATCGAGATCGCGTCGCTCGACGCGTTCAACGTTCGCGCGATAGCGACGACGACGataacgacgacgacgacgtcgaTGACGAAGACGAAGACAACAACGACGGCGTTAATGGGATCGATGATGATTTGACAGAAGACGTCGACGACGAACGAGACTCGCGAATCAATCAGGCGATCGACCGCGACGCTAAAGTCAAAGAAAATGATTTTCCAGTTATCCTGAAGCCTCCGTCTTTTTCGTATCTTATGCCTGGCGGTCACGTTATGTATCTACCGGAGACTAACGAAACGGAACACCGAGCGCAGCATTTAAGGAGTAGAAAAATCGGTTCTACCGATTACGCGGAAACCAGCACGATCAATCGCGAGCAAAATAGCGAGGAACAAGGTGAATGTCAGGCTGAAATCGCGCCTTTTCGATTAAACGCGTACAAGAATGCCGATCGAAACAGCAACATCGACGTAGACAACGACGATAACAAGGAAGACCGAGTCGAGAAGGCGCACGAGCGCGAGGAAGAGgacgaagaggaggaggaaatAGAAGAAGATGACGACAACGAGTACGAGGACGAAGACGAGGACAAAGTCGGCAACGTATCGAAACGACGATGTAAAAGATTGAAAAGTCGCATCGGCGGCAACGATTCCAGAGGTCTTAACGAGCTTTCGACTTGTCCCGAGCCACGCGAGAATGTCAGTCAGCCAAAGCAAAGGAGAACGTTTTTGTCTTCTGCGAACGACGACCAAGAAACGCGGACTTCCAACTTCGACGCGATCGGAGAATCGAAACCGCAAAGGAAGAATAATTCGAAAAGCAGAAGGTTCACTTTTCAGTCGACGGTTAGACAGATAGAAAGACGTCGATTAGCCGAGAAGCTATCGAGGGAGGCCGAAGCGAAAGAACGGCAAAGAAAGGGCGAACTCGAAGCGATGCGCAAAGTGGAGGAAGAGTTTCAACGAAAACGCGCGAAAGAAAAAGCGAGTATCAGACAACAGTTGCGTCTTTTCAAAGAAATGGAAGAGAATTTCAA TAGCCTGCCGACCCCCGACTGGGATGGTTCGCAGTTGTCTCGTGCCGATCCGGACGGCGCGCCTTCCTCCACCGCATCCTCTCCTACTTCGTTGCCAATTGGGAACTCGTCCACGATCGCACCTGGCAAACGTTCTATCGGTGACTCGGATTCGACTAAACAACTTCGTGCCGAGCGAAAAGACTATCGACCAAAGTATTACGATTGGTCACCGGATACCTGTAATCATTTAGACAATCACAGACAAACAACTGTTCATCCAAAGATAGTTTGCGATATTCCGAAAAGTTCGCACGTTTTCGTCGACGCGAACGTTCAACCTGGCAAGCCACCAATTGCGTCCAATTCTACTCCAAAGTCGGACAATTATAG GAAAGATTTCGCGCACGGCACCGTGGCAACTAAAACCTCTTTCGCGAGTAGCGACAGCGAACTGTCCCAATCGAACACGAGGCCGCATTCCAGGCAAAACAGAATCAAGAGCAAACCCCATCGACCTAG GTCCGGTAGTCCAGTACGAAGCGTGGCCGCAGCAACCGCATCCGAGGAAGATTTGTCGCTGCTGGTAGAATCAACGAGACATCCAAGGAATCCTACCCACGATTTTATACTAACCGGAGTGCAACCGTTTTCGAAGCGAAAAACATACAAGCCGATTTCCTTCAATCCTCGTCCACCTCCGCCCATTCCGAGCTAA
- the LOC126871552 gene encoding NADH dehydrogenase [ubiquinone] 1 alpha subcomplex subunit 5: MSGALKKSTNLTGLAVSVNPRVELRVLYERILRLVNQMPQDYIYRKSIESLIKERTDIISQNESIPAIEEKINQGQIEELIIHAKNELNLAQDMFEYKPWESLMEKAPLHQWTWPPHK, encoded by the exons ATGTCAGGAGCATTGAAAAAG tcAACAAACTTAACTGGACTCGCTGTATCTGTGAATCCTCGTGTGGAACTTCGTGTATTGTATGAACGAATTTTACGGCTCGTGAATCAGATGCCACAAGACtacatttacaggaaatcTATCGAAAGTTTGATTAAGGAAAGGACCGATATTATATCACAG AATGAAAGCATCCCTGCTATAGAAGAAAAGATAAACCAGGGACAAATCGAGGAACTAATAATTCACGCGAAAAACGAACTGAACTTGGCACAGGATATGTTTGAGTATAAGCCATGGGAAAGCTTGATGGAAAAAGCTCCACTGCATCAGTGGACTTGGCCCCCtcacaaataa